From the genome of Loxodonta africana isolate mLoxAfr1 chromosome 19, mLoxAfr1.hap2, whole genome shotgun sequence:
atatatttcaactGGTTGGATGATTTAGCTAATAACAGACGCACTTGTGCTACGTATGATTTTTTAAGTAGTTAAATCTTCGGTGTCATTGTATActttgttttggttgttgttctaataaaactttatttgcataATGGGGAAGTGACCTGGATTTGGCCCATAGGCTGTGGTCTCCCAAACCCTGGTCTgctgtttgctgttgttgttagttgccattgagtcaattctaactcatttcagccccatgtgtgtggagtagaactgctcatattGTATGCTTTTTGATGATTCCTTCCAATTTCTTTTACTTATGAGTAAGCAAGTATTAGAGAGGGATTTTATGCCCTGAAAGCAGTACTTTGTTATATTGAAAAGAAGCCAGATTCTTCCAACGTGAAGTAGATTTTCAGGAGTCATATTACCCTTTCAGGCTACAAGAGTGCCCTTTATTAACAGAGCATTGTAGGACTCGCCTGCTGAATGTGACGCAGAGAATGTGTCATCCAATCTGCCATTCACTGGCACTCAAGCCACCGGAGAAGATGGGGCCCACCTGGTCCCAGATTGTGCTGTTTTCATAATGCCACTCGGCTCCCTTCCTGCCAGAAAGTGTTCATGAATCTCGGGAAATGTGCTCTTCACCTTCTCCCAGTAAATGTGCCCATAAAATACCCAGGCCCCCCAAAATGAAAAGACACACCAAAAATCCTTGTCTAAAATACACACAGGTAAGACTCGTTTTACCTGATACGTGTCTCCCTGAAGCCCAGTGTGTTAATCACATTTAAGTATGCTGGAGAAAGTTTCCATTTAAGGGAATCCTGTGGCAAGTCCTTTTCCACAACAAAAAACACTTGTCGAAGCAGTGTCTGCtccaatacatttaaaaaaattaatctatttTCACACAACAAACTCCATTAAAACAAGGTGATTTTATATAAAACTACTATTCATGATACAAATACAGAATAAGACTGTTTCCTCTCTCCTGAAACAGACAGGAGGTTGATTTTTTCAACATTAGCTGGAGATTGTACTTTTTATGTAGGAAGTGGGGGCAGACCTGTAACCCATAATCTTGGAGCTAGTTAGGACTGACAGGGAGTGGTTGCCACGGACACCTGCTCTATGACAGCCCTACTGGGTTGCAGTTGAAACTGTTGGGTCCATTTTGGTTGGAGCAGTAAGAGGAGAGAGTCTTGTTGAACTAAGTGACACAGTACAACGTGTGGACCCCTTAGCAGAAAGAAAGGGTTCGGCTTGGCCTTTCGCCCTGAATAACTAGAACTGGGAGAGAGAGAAGTGCTATCTCTGCTCCACTTTTGTTCACATTAGTTTTAGGCTCTTCGAGGCTAAGGACAGCCAGGCAGTGGGGCTAAGCCACTGGTAGGGGCTGTGGATAGTGTTCCACCATGCCTTCTGGGAGGTGCTCCCTGTTAGCATCACTGGTAGGGACTGTGGATAGTGTTCCACCACGCCTTCTGGGAGGTGCTCCCTGTTAGCATCACTGGTAGGGACTGTGGATAGTGTTCCACCACGCCTTCTGGGAGGTGCTCCCTGTACGCCTAGCTAAGTCCTCCTCCACCGGGTGCAGCTGAAATCTCATGCCTCGTCCTCAGTGGAAGTAGAGCACACCCGGTTACCATCTTCTAATTAAAAATGCTTCCTTAATGGACACATAACCCACGATTTTATGAGCTGTAACTATAAATTAACACAGCGTGGTAATTATCAGCCCAGGCTTCTCATTTAGAACTCTATTATGAGGAATTTCAATAGACTCTTCTCTCTTCTGCCCACAGAGGTTTACTTCCCCGATTACAGGTGTACATGTCAGCACTTcttccttaacataaagaaatgtattttttgcTTTCCAGGTCTTCTAGTAATAGTAATGTGAGAGGTAAATATCATACCTGTTTATACATTCAGTATgttttactggaaaccctggtggtgtattggttaagaactacggctgctaaccaaaaggtcggcagttcgaatccatcaggcgctccttggaaactctatggagcagttctactccgtcctatatggtccctatgagtcggaattgactcgacagcaacaggtttgggtttgtttctttttttttggtatgttttacTAACAGATTAGAAAATGAAACGCCCTTTCTACTTACTTTTAGAATAGTCTGGAAAAGTTGTAGGGAAATTTGACAATATATTAAGATAGTGTGAGTTAACTATACCTTTTTTGCTAGAGGTTCTCTACCGGGGTGACGTTGCTCCTCAGGAGATATTTGAGAATGTCTGGAGGTTGTCATAACTGTGGGGGAGTGCCACTGACCCCCCACAAAGAGTAATTAAGTAGCGGGAAATGTCAGTAGTACCCACGCTGTGAATGTGAAACCCTGCTTTATGCTAAACCCATAGATTCTGACTGAGATGGCTTATAGTTAGGGAGACAAGACAAACACACTTGAATTGTTGAATAATAAATATATCATAAAATATAAAGATTCTTAAGAGGACTTTAAAGTCAATCTTGTATAACTTTCCATCTGATTCTGGAATCCAATAATTGAATTCAGCCTACTTATTTTCTGGGCTCTCTGCAGGAAAACATTGCTATAGGATACATAGAGTGTTATATTTTTGCCTTTAAATTGCAATTATGGTTTCTCAACAAAAGGAGACATCttttgaatcttttaaaaagtcgACATAGTTTCCTGACATTGACAAGTCATATAAATGCATCCCTTAGTCTTTGTTTTAGTTCTATTCACAGCGTTTCTTTATAGAACATGTCTATATAtgcatattaatattttatatataatgaataaatatttgtaaaccctttttttctttttcaataacaTTTTACTTAAAGGTAGTTATTATTACAtgttaaatataaacataaaagaaATTCACATATTTTCTGGGTAGAATTATGGAATCTCAAATATTGGTGAATTGATGCAtaataaatgcttaataaatgaaTATCAAGACTTTCtgccttaaaacaaaacaaccaccACAAAATCTTTTGTAAGCCCTatatggtacaaatggttaacacactcagctgctaaccaaaaggttggaggtttgggcccatccagaggcacctcagaagaaaggcctggcaatctacttctgaaaaaataaaatattgaaagccctgcggagcacagttctactcttgacacacatgAATTGACACCATGATAActgtttgtcttgtttttgtttaaatagaaactgaaatgaaattatTGTATTAAAATAGTCCTGTTTTaaagatttctttcttttatgtcaaaaaaaaaaaaaaaaaaaaagatttggggaACATACCCATAGAAGTTCACAGTGAATTAGGTGTAAATTGTGGGAGATATTAATGAAGACTCAGATTTAGACATGAACTTTGGGTGTCTCTATCAGTCCCGTCCCTGCTCCCTCTTCCTCCCGGTAACTCAGTGACCAAGTCCCTGCTTCTAGAAATATATACTTTAATTTAACCACTCTAAAGGGCTCTTTCCTTggaggcaaaaacaaaacaaaaagtaaaaacagtCTGAGGCCTAGTGAGATAAAATGGTTGGTCAAAAGTCCCAAGTCTGGTTACCGATGGATCTAGTAGCAAACACACTGGGTCCTGTTCTGCTAACACATTTGCCCCGTGTGCCTCCAGCTTTCTTACGTTGTGTGTGGTAGAGCCATCATGGTGAGACTGGAGgtgctgtctctctccctctctatccTCACTCCTCCCATCTGAACAGGAGTGTTCAGATTTTGCCTGGGGCTAATTTCCTACCTGAGATATGTGGTAGGCACTTGTGTGGAAAAACAACTGGATGTTTTCCCTTGACATAGTGCTTGGTTAAAGCCCCCCAGGAGCTAACAGATCAGCACTTTCCATATATAGATGGATAAAAAcatgccctggtggtgtagtggttaagtgctacagctgctaaccaagagatcggcagttcgaatccgccaatcgctcgggcagttctgctctgtcctatagggtcgctatgagtcggaatcgactcgatggcagtgggtttggtttttaaggacATGCTTAAGACTAAGTGAAGGCAGTTCCGCTGGAATCTCACGCTGACTGTCGCCATTGGAAGTAAAATGATGACCagtctgtttgtttttaaaaatatacccattttatattatattaaaattaaaaaaaaaattgtaagcaaTCATTCGGACTCTTGTTGGGCTGGTTATCTTTGCATCGTCTAAACAGAAAAGCAATCTTTAACACTTTTCTCTACTTCTGTTTACTTTATTAGTTTTATTAATGCTGACcagtgtcagaatcaactggacagcaatgggcagGGTAGTAGCAGTATTAATCCCTGTGTGCTTTAGAAGTACCTGTTACTCATTGGAACAATAAATTAGTTCATAGAGTTCTACCAGGAAACATTTGCCGAACTTAGGGATccctttaaaattatattaattcaCAGTGGTCATCCTTCTGGTTAATAAAATTCATAGAATTTTGGAACTGGAAGAGATCTTATGGATTCTTTATTCTAGGCTTCTTATTTATAGACGAAGAAACTTAAAACTATAGAacttaaataatttgcccaagagCCCCTGTCTAATAAGTAGATGAGCCAAAGCTGACAGTTGTGTCTTTCCAAAAGCTAGGCTATTTGTACCATTGCCCTATCCTGCGGGAAATAAGATTTTGCTACATGTAAACATTTCATCACCGTTAGACAGACAATACTAGTATATAAATGCGTATGTTGTGTGTATGCACATTGAGGctcgttttcttctttttcagtcatacATCATTTCTCTaccaaacaaagaagaatcagagcaataaaagaaatggCTAGGGTCTTAGTGCCCGGGGGCCAGTTGATGATCTATGTCTGGGCTATGGAACAAAAGAACCGTCACTTTGAGAAGCAAGATGTGCTTGTTCCATGGAACAGGGCCTTGTGCTCCCAGGTCTTCTCAGAATCCAGCCAGTCTGGGAGAAAGAGGCCATGTGGACAGGCAGAAATGAGCCTTCCCTACTCTCCTCCTTGCTTGGAgtgtggtttttctgtttgttttaaagaGAGGTGCAATTCAAAACAGTCCCACAGCACGGACCACTGCATGGCTAGAACCTGCTGTGGAAATATTTCTCAGGAAGGTGAGGAAGAAAATGGATTCTATAACACATTAGGAAAATCTTTTCGTTCCTGGTTTTTCTCCAGATCTTTGGATGAATCAGCTCTGAGGAAGCAAACtgaaagagtaagaccctcacaAAACACAGAAGGTTGGGCCAGTAGCACCATCTCAGTTCAACCTTCCAGACATGCTAGTTTAGACTTAGGTCACCAAGCGCCATTTTCAATGAAAGAGCAAAATTTGGATGAGGATGTGTTTGTGGAAACTTCTTCCCAGAAAAACGTGCAGTGGCTGAGGGCACCACGCACACTGAAGCATTTACATGGAGACCATCAAGGAGAACTGAGGAGAAACGGAAACGGTCGTTTTCTGGACGGCACCAACGCCAGTGAGAATTGTGTGGGTGCAGGTAGCTTAGAAGAAGGTAGCTCTTCTGCTAGTAAAATATTGAGAAAGGT
Proteins encoded in this window:
- the TRMT9B gene encoding probable tRNA methyltransferase 9B isoform X2 produces the protein MARVLVPGGQLMIYVWAMEQKNRHFEKQDVLVPWNRALCSQVFSESSQSGRKRPCGQAEMSLPYSPPCLECGFSVCFKERCNSKQSHSTDHCMARTCCGNISQEGEEENGFYNTLGKSFRSWFFSRSLDESALRKQTERVRPSQNTEGWASSTISVQPSRHASLDLGHQAPFSMKEQNLDEDVFVETSSQKNVQWLRAPRTLKHLHGDHQGELRRNGNGRFLDGTNASENCVGAGSLEEGSSSASKILRKVSTVDSTDSIPDATIPVGAEQQATLDPRSFMRYYHVFREGELYDLLKDNVSELHILSSGNDHGNWCVVAEKKEN
- the TRMT9B gene encoding probable tRNA methyltransferase 9B isoform X1, which encodes MDHEAAQLEKQHVHQVYENTAAYLSDLQSKAWPRVRQFLQEQRPGSLIADIGCGTGKYLKVNSQVYTLGCDYCRPLVEIARNRGCEVMVCDNLNLPFRDQGFDAIISIGVIHHFSTKQRRIRAIKEMARVLVPGGQLMIYVWAMEQKNRHFEKQDVLVPWNRALCSQVFSESSQSGRKRPCGQAEMSLPYSPPCLECGFSVCFKERCNSKQSHSTDHCMARTCCGNISQEGEEENGFYNTLGKSFRSWFFSRSLDESALRKQTERVRPSQNTEGWASSTISVQPSRHASLDLGHQAPFSMKEQNLDEDVFVETSSQKNVQWLRAPRTLKHLHGDHQGELRRNGNGRFLDGTNASENCVGAGSLEEGSSSASKILRKVSTVDSTDSIPDATIPVGAEQQATLDPRSFMRYYHVFREGELYDLLKDNVSELHILSSGNDHGNWCVVAEKKEN